One window from the genome of Leptospira broomii serovar Hurstbridge str. 5399 encodes:
- a CDS encoding zinc-binding dehydrogenase has translation MEVPKTYLAYELKEYTDQPGRAKIVEKEVKPLKKGDVLIKIHSGSINPSDLMFMRGLYGIKKKLPVVPGFEGSGIVVASGGGWRANSLVGKAVACTAPGKGDGTYAEYMVTDGFSCIPLNKDTTLEQGACLFVNPITALALTEQIVREKNKAFVQTAAASALGRMVLRLSVKKGIPGIHIVRRKEQMELLKSLGAEHILDSSSSNFERELRVLSGKLGATILLDAVAGELTGKVLAAMPYGSKCVVYGALSEEPISFHAGLGIFQDKKIEGFWLSSWLPAQSLWRLWKITSEVRSLLGKEFQTDIASRIPLKDSDKAIEEYAQNMTRGKVLIQNGWNP, from the coding sequence TTGGAAGTACCTAAAACGTACTTGGCTTACGAGTTGAAAGAGTATACGGATCAACCAGGCAGAGCTAAAATCGTAGAAAAGGAAGTAAAGCCTCTAAAGAAAGGCGATGTTTTGATCAAGATTCATTCCGGCTCCATTAATCCGTCCGACCTGATGTTCATGAGAGGTTTATACGGTATTAAGAAGAAACTTCCTGTCGTTCCCGGCTTTGAAGGAAGCGGGATCGTCGTTGCTAGCGGCGGGGGCTGGAGAGCCAACTCTTTAGTCGGGAAAGCGGTCGCATGTACTGCTCCAGGCAAAGGTGACGGGACCTACGCCGAATATATGGTTACCGACGGCTTCTCTTGTATTCCTTTGAATAAGGATACTACCCTGGAGCAAGGCGCTTGTCTGTTCGTAAATCCGATTACAGCACTTGCTCTTACGGAACAAATCGTTCGAGAAAAAAATAAAGCATTCGTTCAAACTGCAGCAGCATCCGCATTGGGAAGAATGGTTCTTAGGCTTTCTGTCAAAAAAGGAATTCCGGGAATACATATCGTTCGAAGAAAAGAGCAGATGGAACTTTTGAAATCGCTTGGTGCGGAACATATTCTCGATTCTTCTTCATCCAATTTTGAACGGGAACTTAGGGTTCTTTCGGGGAAATTAGGAGCTACTATTTTACTGGACGCCGTCGCTGGAGAATTGACCGGAAAGGTATTAGCAGCAATGCCTTACGGAAGTAAATGTGTCGTTTATGGAGCTCTTTCGGAAGAACCGATTTCGTTTCATGCCGGATTAGGAATATTTCAAGATAAGAAAATTGAAGGTTTCTGGCTATCTTCTTGGTTGCCTGCTCAGAGCCTTTGGAGACTCTGGAAAATTACTTCGGAAGTACGGTCTTTGTTAGGAAAAGAATTCCAAACGGATATCGCGTCCAGAATTCCTTTAAAGGATTCAGATAAAGCGATCGAAGAGTATGCTCAAAATATGACGCGAGGAAAGGTACTAATCCAAAACGGATGGAATCCTTAA
- a CDS encoding (2Fe-2S) ferredoxin domain-containing protein, protein MYYKKHVFACDNFREEGERPSCGRAGSVLLIAHMKKRLKELGLKDRIRIQRAGCLDRCELGPVQVSYPEGLWFSIKTEADAEAFIKNYIVSENLDSIANLLLAEEN, encoded by the coding sequence ATGTATTATAAAAAACACGTCTTCGCTTGTGACAATTTTCGGGAGGAAGGCGAACGCCCTTCTTGCGGCCGAGCAGGTTCGGTCCTACTAATCGCTCATATGAAAAAGAGACTAAAAGAATTGGGTTTAAAGGATCGAATCCGAATTCAACGAGCTGGATGCTTGGATCGTTGCGAACTCGGTCCGGTTCAGGTTAGCTATCCTGAAGGATTATGGTTTTCTATAAAGACCGAAGCGGATGCGGAAGCATTCATAAAGAATTATATAGTGAGCGAAAATTTGGACTCCATCGCCAACCTTCTTTTAGCGGAAGAAAATTAA
- a CDS encoding DUF3293 domain-containing protein, producing MIDKDFLLKVYSETEYILYDFPIIIGVNLINSDLDLLLTKKGVSSWAFLTAWNPGSRIFSSEENRRRNQSLKNKLSDYTLLDGAGKRGDWLEESFLVLGLSSNAALELAEDYEQNAVLVGSVGQTSSLLLTTRFR from the coding sequence ATGATAGATAAGGATTTTCTGTTGAAGGTCTACTCAGAAACCGAGTATATTCTTTACGACTTTCCAATTATCATCGGCGTGAATCTTATTAATTCCGATTTAGATCTGCTACTTACTAAAAAAGGAGTCTCGTCCTGGGCGTTTCTAACCGCCTGGAATCCGGGAAGCCGAATTTTTTCCAGCGAGGAAAACCGGAGAAGGAATCAATCTCTTAAAAATAAATTGAGCGATTATACTTTGTTGGACGGAGCGGGTAAACGGGGCGATTGGCTGGAAGAAAGTTTTTTAGTTTTAGGCCTATCTTCTAACGCAGCTCTCGAACTAGCGGAAGACTACGAACAAAATGCGGTTCTTGTAGGGAGCGTTGGACAAACCTCTAGTCTTTTATTAACTACCCGTTTTAGATAA
- a CDS encoding DUF1175 family protein — protein MNFVRTQLILVLSVLSLSSCNFLLESRLEPMNARIPSDGKTVAVLKISNPLLGTADSFDISGQADWPVMISSREATKFGEILRIRSGTVPAKFQIRTILGKSVDVELFSLEGDWDEDGFPDSAELKSETDRQSFRDWFTRIALSQYLKTNPNWNNAERDCSGLIRFAYKEALKEHDLSWQKNVGIQLDKNIPDIREFHYPAVPIIGSKIFRTGDGKFSAFSDAESLEKFHTSFVSREISQGLPADILFFRQDTGIRTNFHSMILIDGDKENPFLLYHTGSDRGIKLIRADELSKSDTFFPGPKNRSFLGVYRFRILE, from the coding sequence ATGAATTTTGTGCGCACTCAGCTAATACTCGTTCTATCGGTTCTTAGCTTATCAAGCTGTAATTTCCTATTGGAATCTAGATTAGAACCAATGAATGCAAGAATTCCTTCGGACGGAAAGACGGTAGCAGTGCTTAAAATTTCGAATCCGTTACTTGGAACCGCAGATTCCTTCGATATAAGCGGGCAAGCCGACTGGCCGGTTATGATTTCTTCCCGAGAAGCGACAAAGTTCGGAGAGATTCTTAGGATTCGTTCCGGAACTGTTCCCGCGAAATTTCAAATTCGTACAATTCTAGGAAAATCGGTCGATGTCGAACTCTTCAGTTTAGAAGGCGATTGGGACGAAGACGGATTTCCGGATTCCGCAGAACTTAAATCGGAAACGGATCGCCAGTCGTTTCGCGATTGGTTTACGAGGATTGCACTTTCGCAGTATCTAAAGACGAATCCCAACTGGAATAATGCGGAGAGAGATTGCAGTGGTCTTATCCGGTTCGCTTATAAGGAAGCTTTAAAGGAACACGATCTTAGTTGGCAAAAGAATGTGGGAATTCAGCTAGATAAAAATATACCGGATATTCGCGAATTTCATTACCCTGCTGTTCCGATCATCGGATCAAAGATATTTAGGACAGGGGATGGAAAGTTTAGCGCGTTTTCCGACGCTGAGAGTTTGGAGAAATTTCATACAAGTTTTGTGTCTAGAGAGATTTCTCAAGGATTACCGGCCGATATTCTATTCTTTCGACAAGATACAGGAATTCGTACGAATTTTCATTCCATGATTTTGATCGACGGCGACAAGGAAAATCCGTTTCTACTTTATCATACAGGGTCGGATAGAGGCATTAAATTAATTCGGGCAGATGAATTAAGTAAAAGTGATACGTTTTTTCCCGGACCAAAGAATCGGTCGTTTTTAGGCGTGTATCGATTTCGTATTTTAGAATAA
- a CDS encoding LIC13255 family lipoprotein, translating to MSLKSFTLLLISLTIVTCAKPDDDFYSFEESASKLLLAYGTKDMECGSSRRITHLVPGRSRKKDVDNCILSVAAEQCSFWIEAGDPVPFTCKAIEYRLK from the coding sequence TTGAGTCTGAAATCTTTTACGTTACTTCTAATATCTTTAACAATCGTCACATGCGCGAAACCTGATGACGATTTCTATTCTTTCGAAGAATCAGCTTCGAAATTGCTATTGGCTTACGGTACGAAGGATATGGAATGCGGATCAAGTCGCAGGATAACGCATCTTGTCCCCGGTCGTTCCCGAAAGAAGGACGTGGACAATTGCATTCTTTCCGTAGCCGCAGAGCAGTGTAGTTTTTGGATCGAAGCAGGAGATCCCGTACCTTTTACTTGTAAGGCGATAGAATATCGTCTTAAATAG
- a CDS encoding NDR1/HIN1-like protein: MESLRRENIVKSVAPISFKIVGVVLCLSLLGLSCLELRRNVKKLESCKFRVVDVKAEKVEFISFPPVPKISLLATLEIENPNDSEVTLYRFDLSATALDQNGEEVELARVASNEETVVAPFSKKNIGLSIETRFEKRMNQNLLLIAAVLARDILSGKDPNMRIKGTVKYKSIFGEVDLPVDEKVKLQPKNKS, translated from the coding sequence ATGGAATCCTTAAGAAGAGAGAATATAGTAAAGTCCGTCGCTCCGATATCTTTTAAGATTGTCGGAGTCGTACTTTGCCTATCGTTGCTGGGGCTTTCTTGTCTCGAGCTTAGGCGGAATGTTAAAAAATTAGAATCCTGCAAATTCCGAGTCGTTGACGTTAAGGCAGAAAAGGTGGAGTTCATTTCGTTTCCACCGGTTCCGAAAATTTCTTTGTTGGCGACTCTGGAGATAGAAAACCCGAACGATTCGGAAGTTACTTTGTATCGTTTTGATTTATCCGCGACTGCCCTCGACCAAAACGGAGAGGAAGTCGAGCTAGCAAGAGTCGCCTCAAATGAAGAGACCGTTGTCGCTCCTTTTTCAAAGAAAAATATAGGCCTAAGCATCGAAACTAGGTTTGAAAAAAGAATGAATCAAAACCTACTCTTGATTGCCGCCGTTCTGGCCCGAGATATTCTTTCCGGAAAAGATCCGAATATGAGAATAAAAGGAACCGTAAAATACAAATCTATTTTTGGGGAAGTGGATTTACCTGTGGATGAAAAAGTAAAATTACAGCCCAAAAACAAGAGTTAG
- the purF gene encoding amidophosphoribosyltransferase produces the protein MSSIPNKSNLRTLVREDKPKEECAIFGIFNSSEAANFTYLGLYSMQHRGQESSGIVSSDGEHLYRYAGMGLVANIFTEGKLRELVGYSAIGHNRYSTTGASFLRNAQPLRVESHLGPISLAHNGNLVNSWEVRSQLEKDGSIFQTTIDSEVIVHLMARSGETDLLSALSSALKKVRGAYSLVVLTKTQLIAVRDPNGFRPLVMGRRDDGSYVFASETCAFDITDTTYERDVEPGEMIVVDRTGARSFYPFPQAKPALCIFEYIYFARPDSNIFGESVYKVRKALGNQLAQELPVEADVVIPVPDSANIAALGYAEASGIPFQSGLIRSHYVGRTFIEPDQKIRDFGAKIKYNVVKNVVDGKRVVIVDDSIMRGTTSRKIIKMLRNAGATEIHLRVSAPPTISPCYYGIDIPTHKELIAATHTIEEIRKYLRVDSIAYLSVESMHKAVRDHKGGGFCNACFTAEYPVDFQSDMGNQKSLFREYEVEERV, from the coding sequence ATGAGCTCGATTCCCAATAAGTCCAATCTACGGACCCTAGTCCGGGAAGACAAACCAAAAGAAGAATGCGCTATTTTCGGGATTTTTAATTCCTCTGAAGCTGCAAACTTCACTTACCTCGGTCTTTACTCTATGCAGCATAGAGGCCAAGAATCCAGCGGAATCGTTTCCTCCGACGGAGAACATCTATACCGTTATGCAGGAATGGGTTTAGTCGCGAATATTTTTACCGAAGGTAAGCTCCGAGAACTTGTGGGTTATTCCGCAATCGGTCATAATCGCTATTCGACTACGGGCGCTAGTTTTCTTAGAAATGCGCAACCGCTTCGAGTCGAATCTCATCTTGGGCCCATCTCTCTCGCTCATAACGGAAATCTAGTCAATTCTTGGGAAGTAAGATCTCAACTTGAAAAAGACGGATCGATTTTTCAGACGACCATCGATTCGGAAGTCATCGTACATTTGATGGCAAGATCCGGCGAAACCGATCTTCTATCCGCTCTTTCCTCCGCGCTCAAGAAGGTTCGTGGAGCTTATTCTTTAGTCGTACTTACTAAGACTCAACTCATCGCTGTAAGGGATCCGAACGGTTTCAGACCTTTGGTTATGGGAAGACGCGATGACGGGTCGTATGTTTTTGCATCCGAAACTTGTGCATTCGATATCACGGATACTACTTACGAGAGGGACGTCGAACCCGGAGAGATGATTGTTGTGGATAGAACCGGAGCTCGATCTTTTTATCCGTTTCCACAAGCAAAGCCCGCTCTATGCATTTTCGAATATATCTACTTTGCTCGCCCCGATTCCAATATTTTTGGGGAATCGGTGTACAAAGTTCGGAAAGCATTAGGAAATCAGCTCGCGCAAGAGCTTCCGGTAGAAGCCGATGTCGTAATTCCGGTTCCTGACTCCGCCAATATCGCCGCGTTAGGATATGCGGAAGCTTCCGGAATTCCTTTTCAATCCGGCTTAATTCGGTCCCATTACGTAGGCAGAACATTTATCGAACCTGACCAGAAAATTCGCGATTTTGGAGCCAAGATCAAATACAATGTGGTTAAGAACGTAGTGGATGGGAAAAGGGTCGTGATAGTGGATGATTCCATCATGCGAGGCACGACGAGTCGCAAGATTATCAAAATGCTGCGCAATGCGGGAGCTACCGAAATACATTTAAGAGTTTCGGCTCCTCCAACGATCTCCCCCTGCTATTACGGGATCGATATTCCGACCCATAAAGAATTAATCGCTGCAACACATACGATAGAGGAAATTCGAAAGTATTTGAGAGTCGATTCAATCGCCTATCTTTCCGTCGAATCGATGCATAAAGCGGTTAGAGATCATAAAGGTGGCGGATTTTGTAATGCTTGCTTTACGGCAGAATACCCTGTCGATTTTCAAAGCGATATGGGAAACCAGAAAAGTCTATTTAGAGAATACGAAGTGGAAGAAAGAGTTTAA
- a CDS encoding LIC13259/LIC11441 family protein, translated as MKFSFAPVFCLIVLSVTCGKKEVKPILETEKPLFEALIEQNETIVNGLLKSENQAPDIKELEKALDALINANGGLAESAIEMKKALTDHKTSDVEGSFLAYSSFSEILATTMKVRSLDYGRNRFYCPMVKKTWVVSGKKIRNPYAPEMRDCGDLIP; from the coding sequence ATGAAATTCAGTTTTGCTCCGGTATTTTGTCTGATTGTTCTATCCGTTACTTGCGGGAAGAAGGAAGTAAAACCGATCCTAGAGACGGAAAAACCTCTATTCGAAGCCCTCATCGAACAGAACGAGACCATTGTTAATGGCCTTCTAAAATCGGAAAATCAAGCTCCTGACATTAAGGAATTAGAAAAAGCCTTGGACGCTTTGATTAACGCGAACGGAGGCCTTGCAGAATCCGCAATCGAAATGAAAAAAGCGTTAACGGATCATAAGACCTCCGATGTAGAAGGTTCTTTCCTCGCATATTCTAGTTTTAGCGAGATACTTGCGACGACTATGAAAGTGAGAAGTCTTGATTACGGAAGAAATCGCTTTTATTGTCCGATGGTTAAAAAGACTTGGGTCGTTTCCGGTAAAAAAATTCGAAATCCTTATGCTCCCGAAATGAGGGATTGCGGAGATTTAATACCGTAA
- a CDS encoding alpha-2-macroglobulin family protein, whose product MKRLKYFLPAFAIISLIASYFILRTPILGNPVFYLGTDRSFGAEENAYVNLEGNGRISYEFRVYRIADPKAFLTKKVKERLVQEDNENAFGNPLALFSRTLRKFQSEFRGVARREFNSNTRSELKKVFGVDYEAAHEQKPIAIPAILADQELISTFSVPTVPSSWAYRRIPVPVRDNGVYLVEGVSGSNLAYTILIKSGINFLVKQSDSETLLFVGRKDTGEPIPSADLTLFSLETGAPYQTAKTDSDGIYFYKGKSPVKSLVLAYKNGEFAVSDPEFYSSSFYGEGGARAFLYTDRPVYRPGDKVSFKGIVRNFTADQYRTLSGPGTVSVRTGQGEVPIPVIPISVSTDSGTFSGEFQLPESENVFLGNYSLILRFKDKSFQTEFSVEAYKKPTFLVTVSVPKSNYLQKEEIVANVKARYYYGQALTGKDVSYRVFRRPKFDYSPVGKLNFDSSADYLEQAGQSDRQELVANGKGKLDSQGSYQITFKPGKIENDFTYSIIASVQSEDMTLDGATSFSVNRSAFFLRIGKDNSVYEPGKEAKLLISLIPFDKSLGDENKKSVVGGKKIELTLYNREIRFSSEGGRTKISKRSVTTSQLGIAETSFIIPQRGQYVISAESTDANGNITKSETFFWASSVSDSIEIPFKDITLKPGKDLYSTGETAEILVLTPISNGHIVLTVEGNRIFKKDVIRMKGNALKYSVKITSDMSPNFTLSAVQFSGNDVYKSQVRVAAPPEEKFLKVDLSTGSKVYRPGDKAEIRIKTTGLGGRGIPAELSIAVVDEAIYQIKEEKTPNIGTFFYHPRRNNVQTSLASAYKFFGYSESKRLKLALGKKGESGYSSIKNEEQTRDKFKDTGFWNSKVRTSSDGTAIVTFTLPDNLTSWRITAIAVTPDTKVGRGQTSFVTRKDLMLLSGMPRYILKGETQKVSATVSNQSGRKLPIKVSVKTDGAKIVGSAETDITLEPGQNRSVQFQLQALQDPKIKSAKIILTAVGGGFSDSLRSEIQLKTWGLQRAVSDSLGMSEGDGTGLLKVEAPKELADPKLEVRVSPAVLPALRQSLEYLADYPYGCVEQTMSRFYPLLSVQKAGFINERLRRELPKMLEAGLKRVGELQRTDGGFGWFEGMEESDIRMSAYVYRGLAISQKNGAKIQTSILYRAKKFLYTSLDSGSLNSNVKAYVIASLSEAGNLEDSIVDGLLKSAAQLNTYGKSNLALILANKGRKEEASSWYKKGIEESGFAKKPFVKFTSYGHEPNWESDKIETIATLLRVGLLLGESSESTANLASSLLSNRVDLAWNNSRDTSAAVLALSEFMASIRDSESPATLEIIINGAPLKTITVSAKADATEAFRISITPELVRSGENRIEIKKKDGPVLYATASLYFTDRSKKISSYSNGIKVKRNYLKVTPDFSGKGISVSETRNFQSGDLVLVELKVEKEGNADSYFLVEDVLLPGFSFLQRDAEYFSGDRKIEYQGRQIYDDRAVFFVAGPKREFTVRYFLRAEVEGKYKTIPARASLMYYPEVMGATSDDEITIR is encoded by the coding sequence ATGAAAAGGCTTAAATATTTTCTTCCTGCGTTTGCAATTATTTCGTTGATAGCGAGTTATTTTATCTTACGAACTCCAATACTTGGAAATCCGGTCTTTTATCTAGGAACGGATCGAAGTTTCGGCGCCGAGGAAAATGCGTACGTAAATCTGGAAGGAAACGGTCGCATTAGTTATGAATTTCGGGTATATAGGATTGCGGACCCGAAGGCCTTTTTGACGAAGAAAGTTAAAGAACGGTTGGTCCAGGAAGATAACGAAAATGCATTCGGAAACCCTCTCGCGTTATTTTCCCGGACTCTACGGAAATTTCAAAGCGAATTTCGAGGTGTAGCCAGACGCGAATTTAATTCGAATACCCGTTCGGAGCTAAAAAAAGTATTCGGCGTGGACTACGAGGCTGCACACGAACAAAAACCGATCGCGATTCCCGCGATCTTAGCCGACCAGGAATTGATTTCGACATTCTCCGTTCCTACTGTTCCTTCGTCTTGGGCATATAGAAGAATTCCTGTTCCAGTTCGCGACAACGGCGTCTATCTTGTGGAAGGAGTATCCGGTTCTAATCTTGCCTACACGATTCTTATAAAGTCCGGAATTAATTTTTTGGTTAAACAATCGGATTCGGAAACCTTACTATTTGTCGGACGTAAGGATACGGGAGAACCGATTCCGAGTGCTGATCTGACTCTTTTTAGTTTGGAAACAGGAGCTCCTTATCAAACGGCTAAAACCGATTCCGACGGGATTTATTTTTATAAAGGCAAAAGTCCCGTCAAGAGTCTAGTACTTGCTTATAAGAACGGAGAATTTGCGGTTTCTGATCCTGAGTTTTATTCTAGTTCTTTTTATGGAGAAGGGGGAGCTAGAGCGTTCCTCTATACGGATAGGCCGGTATATCGGCCCGGCGATAAGGTTTCTTTTAAAGGAATCGTACGAAATTTTACTGCCGATCAATATCGGACTTTGTCCGGACCTGGAACTGTTTCGGTTAGAACGGGGCAAGGTGAAGTACCCATTCCTGTTATTCCGATTTCAGTTTCTACGGATTCCGGGACATTCTCAGGAGAATTTCAGCTTCCGGAATCGGAGAATGTTTTCTTAGGCAATTATTCTTTAATATTACGATTTAAAGATAAATCATTCCAAACGGAATTTTCCGTAGAGGCTTATAAAAAACCGACCTTCCTTGTAACTGTCTCCGTTCCAAAATCCAATTATCTTCAAAAGGAGGAGATCGTAGCAAACGTTAAGGCTCGGTATTACTACGGGCAAGCCTTAACGGGAAAAGACGTTTCGTATCGTGTATTTCGTCGTCCTAAGTTTGATTACTCTCCGGTAGGAAAATTGAATTTTGACTCGTCAGCAGACTACTTGGAGCAGGCAGGTCAAAGTGATCGTCAAGAACTGGTCGCGAATGGAAAAGGAAAACTAGATTCTCAGGGCAGCTATCAGATAACATTTAAACCTGGCAAAATCGAAAACGACTTTACATATTCGATTATCGCTTCGGTTCAATCGGAAGATATGACTTTGGACGGAGCGACGTCCTTTTCCGTCAATCGAAGCGCATTCTTTCTGCGTATAGGTAAAGATAACTCGGTGTACGAACCCGGCAAAGAGGCGAAATTACTGATCAGTTTGATTCCTTTTGATAAATCGCTCGGAGATGAGAATAAAAAATCTGTCGTAGGCGGTAAGAAAATAGAACTTACCCTTTACAATCGGGAGATTCGCTTTTCGTCAGAAGGCGGTCGTACGAAAATTTCCAAACGATCCGTAACGACGTCTCAGTTAGGAATCGCGGAAACGTCGTTTATAATTCCCCAAAGAGGGCAATATGTCATTAGTGCGGAAAGTACGGATGCCAACGGGAATATTACAAAATCGGAAACTTTCTTTTGGGCTTCCTCCGTTTCGGATTCCATAGAAATTCCTTTTAAAGATATTACCTTAAAGCCCGGAAAGGATCTTTATTCAACCGGAGAAACCGCCGAAATTCTAGTGCTGACACCGATCTCGAACGGTCATATAGTTTTAACCGTCGAAGGTAATCGGATTTTCAAAAAAGATGTGATCCGAATGAAAGGAAATGCCTTAAAATATTCGGTGAAAATAACTTCGGATATGAGTCCGAACTTTACATTGTCCGCAGTTCAATTTTCCGGGAACGACGTTTATAAAAGTCAAGTTCGGGTCGCAGCACCCCCCGAGGAAAAATTTCTGAAAGTCGACCTTTCCACGGGAAGCAAGGTTTATCGTCCTGGGGATAAGGCTGAAATTAGAATAAAAACGACCGGCTTAGGCGGCAGAGGAATTCCTGCCGAACTTTCAATCGCAGTAGTAGATGAAGCGATTTATCAGATTAAGGAAGAAAAAACGCCTAATATAGGGACGTTCTTCTATCATCCAAGAAGGAATAACGTTCAAACTTCCCTAGCTTCGGCTTATAAATTTTTCGGATACTCCGAGAGTAAGAGACTTAAATTGGCGCTCGGAAAGAAAGGGGAATCGGGATATTCGTCCATAAAAAACGAAGAACAGACGAGGGATAAATTTAAAGATACAGGTTTCTGGAATTCGAAAGTCCGAACTTCGTCCGATGGCACCGCAATCGTAACGTTTACTCTTCCGGATAATTTGACTTCATGGCGAATCACTGCGATTGCAGTCACTCCCGATACGAAAGTAGGCAGAGGTCAAACCAGCTTTGTTACCCGAAAAGACCTAATGCTTTTGAGCGGGATGCCACGCTATATTTTGAAAGGAGAAACTCAAAAAGTCTCCGCGACTGTCTCGAACCAATCCGGCCGAAAACTTCCGATTAAGGTCTCAGTTAAAACCGACGGGGCAAAAATCGTCGGATCTGCAGAAACCGATATTACTCTTGAGCCGGGCCAAAATCGATCCGTCCAATTTCAGCTCCAGGCATTACAAGATCCTAAAATTAAATCCGCAAAAATCATTCTCACTGCAGTAGGAGGCGGATTTTCGGATTCCTTACGATCCGAAATTCAACTAAAAACATGGGGTCTGCAGAGAGCCGTTTCGGACTCTCTTGGAATGTCGGAGGGAGACGGAACGGGCTTGTTGAAAGTAGAGGCTCCGAAGGAGCTGGCCGATCCGAAATTGGAAGTTCGCGTCAGCCCTGCAGTCTTACCGGCTTTACGACAGTCTTTAGAATATTTGGCCGATTATCCATACGGATGTGTAGAACAGACGATGAGCCGTTTTTACCCTCTATTATCCGTTCAAAAAGCCGGGTTTATCAATGAACGATTGCGTAGAGAATTACCTAAAATGCTGGAAGCAGGTCTGAAGAGAGTAGGCGAACTCCAGAGAACCGACGGCGGATTCGGTTGGTTTGAGGGTATGGAAGAAAGTGATATTCGAATGTCTGCATATGTTTATCGCGGCTTAGCGATTAGCCAAAAGAATGGAGCTAAAATTCAAACGAGCATTCTTTACAGGGCCAAAAAATTTCTCTATACTTCGTTGGACAGCGGCTCTTTGAATTCAAACGTAAAAGCCTATGTTATCGCCTCTCTTAGCGAAGCGGGGAATCTGGAAGATTCGATTGTAGACGGACTCTTAAAATCCGCTGCCCAACTTAATACTTATGGAAAATCGAATCTTGCATTAATCTTAGCTAATAAAGGCAGAAAGGAGGAGGCATCTAGTTGGTATAAGAAAGGAATAGAGGAAAGCGGATTTGCCAAGAAACCTTTCGTGAAATTCACTTCCTATGGACACGAGCCGAATTGGGAATCGGATAAAATCGAAACGATCGCTACTCTTTTGAGGGTCGGCCTTTTACTGGGGGAATCTTCGGAATCAACGGCAAACTTAGCTTCTTCTCTTCTATCTAATCGAGTCGATCTTGCTTGGAATAATTCTAGAGATACGTCCGCAGCCGTTTTGGCTCTTTCCGAATTTATGGCTTCTATTCGGGATTCCGAATCTCCTGCAACATTGGAAATTATTATCAATGGAGCACCTTTGAAAACTATTACCGTTTCCGCAAAGGCCGATGCGACCGAAGCATTCCGAATTTCGATAACTCCCGAGCTTGTTCGTTCCGGGGAAAACAGAATTGAAATTAAAAAGAAAGACGGGCCGGTTCTATATGCGACCGCTTCCTTGTATTTTACGGATCGATCTAAGAAGATCTCATCTTATTCGAATGGGATCAAAGTAAAACGGAATTATCTTAAAGTTACACCCGATTTCAGTGGGAAAGGGATCTCCGTTTCTGAAACGCGAAATTTTCAATCAGGTGATTTAGTTTTAGTGGAGCTAAAGGTCGAGAAGGAAGGAAACGCCGATTCATATTTTTTGGTGGAAGACGTCTTGCTACCGGGATTTTCGTTTTTGCAAAGGGATGCCGAGTATTTTTCCGGAGATAGAAAAATCGAATACCAGGGTAGACAAATTTACGACGATAGGGCCGTCTTTTTTGTGGCCGGTCCTAAGAGGGAGTTCACAGTTCGATATTTTCTTCGAGCCGAAGTTGAGGGAAAATACAAGACCATCCCTGCTAGGGCCTCTTTAATGTACTATCCTGAAGTAATGGGAGCGACTTCCGACGATGAAATTACAATTCGTTAA